Within the Phaseolus vulgaris cultivar G19833 chromosome 9, P. vulgaris v2.0, whole genome shotgun sequence genome, the region ACCTATAACCTACTACCTACTAtatgctacctgcaaccttctACCTACTATATGCTACCTTCAACTTTTTACGTGGtacctactacctgcaacctgAAACCTGCTACTTCTAACCCGCTACGTGCAATGTGTTACCTGCAACTAGTTATATTGTaactgcaacctgctacctgcaaacTGCTACCTGCAAACTACTACCTACAACTTGCTACTTTTAACCtcctacctgcaacctgctattTACAACCTGCTTTGTGAAACCTGTtatctgcaacctgctacctgcaacctgctattTACAACCTGCTtcctgcaacctactacctgttacctgcaacctgccacctgctacctgctatctactacatgctacctgcaacctactacctgtaACCTGCAACCTGtcacctgctacctgctatctactacctgctacctgccaCCTACTActtgtaacctgctacctgctacctgctacttcCAACTGGCTACGTGCTAcgtgctacctgcaacctgctacctgcattCTTGTATTTGTCATCTCCTACATGctatctacaacctgctacctgcaacctgctagtTGCAACCTGTTACCTACAATATGCTACCTGCTAcgtgctacctgcaacctgatACCTGCAACTTGTtacctgtaacctgctacctgcaaccttctacctgcaacctgctacatgTAACCTGCTCtctgcaacctactacctgtaacctgctacctatTACCTCCTActtgtaacctgctacctgctacctactacctacTTCATGCTTCTCCcttctacctgctacctacaacaTAGAACCTCCTACGTACAACCTGCTACTTggaacctgctacctgcaacttgctacctgGAACCTTCTACCCGCAACcagctacctgctacctgctacttgcaacTTGGTATCTgccacctgctacctgctatctacaacctactacctgctacctacaactTGCTACCTGACTCTTGTTATCTTcaacctgttacctgcaaccAACTACCTGCGTTTTGCAACCTGGTATCTGCATCCTGCTACCTTCAATCTGCTACATGTaacttgctacctgctacctactataTGCTACCTACTATACGCTACCTACTATACGCTACCTGCAACCTTCTATCTACTATATGTTACCTGTAACCTTTTACCTGCTACCTCATACATGCTACCTACAACCTTCTACCTCCTACTTGCTACTTGTTACTACAGTCTGCTACCTGCTAACTGAAtcctgctacctacaacctactacctacaacctactacctgctaccttatACTTGCAACAtgctacctgtaacctgctacctgcaaccttctATCTATCACATGCTTCCTTCTATCTAcgacctgctacctgttacctcctacctgctacttgcaacTTCCTACCTGCAACCTGCCACCTGCCACCTGCTACTTTCTATctactacctgttacctgcaacctgctacttgctacctgcaacctgctatctgccacctgcaacctgctatctACAACCTACTATTTGGAACCTgatacctgcaacctgctacccaCAACCTACTATCTaccacctgctacctgcaacctactacctgtaacctgctacctacaacctaCTACCTTCAACGAGTTACCTTCTACTTGCTACATGCTACTTCCAACCTACTACCTACAAGCTACTTTTAACCTGCTACCTGGTACCTGCAACCTTCTACTTACCACCTGCTTCCTACTATCTACAACCTGCAACCAGCTACCTGCCACTTGCTACCGGCTATCTAatacctgcaacctactacctgtaacctgctacctgctacctgctacctgctacctgcaacctgttacctTCAACCTGCTACccgcaacctgctacctgcaacctgctattTACAACTTGCTACCTACAACCTACTAcgtgctacctgctacctgcaaccttcCACCTGCTAcctgttttctactacttgttacctgcaacctgctacttgtTACATGCAACCTGCTATCTGCCACCTGGTACCTGTTATCTActacctgctacttgcaacctgctacctgcaacttgctacccGCAACCTACtatctgctacctgctacctgcaacctactacctgtaACCTGTTACTTGCTACCTCCAACGGGTTACCTGCTATCTGCTACCTGTTACCCGCAACCTGCTatatgctacctgctacctacaacctgtaacctgctacctgcatcCTTGTATCTGCCACCTCCTACCTGCTATCAACAACCTGCTACCTTCAACCTGTTACCTACTAcgtgctacctgcaacctgatacctgcaacttgctacctgtaacctgctacctgcaaccttctacctgcaacctgctacctctAACTTGCTctctgcaacctgctacctgcaacctgttacctATTACCTGCAACCtctaacctgctacctgctacctactacctacTTCATGGTACGTGCAATCTTCTAccttctacctgctacctgcaacatgGAACCTCCTACCTACAAGCTGCTACTTgaaacctgctacctgcaaacaactacctgctacctgcaacttggtatctgccacctgctacctgctacctactacctacTTCATGGTACGTGCAATCTTCTAccttctacctgctacctgcaacatgGAACCTCCTACCTACAAGCTGCTACTTgaaacctgctacctgcaaacagctacctgctacctgcaacttggtatctgccacctgctacctgctatctacaacctactacctgcaactTGTTACCGACAACCTGctatctacaacctgctacctgcaacctactacctgcttCCTGCAACCTGGTATCTGCAACTTGCTACATGCAATCTGCTACCTGTAact harbors:
- the LOC137822247 gene encoding uncharacterized protein, with the translated sequence MLPVTFYLLPHTCYLQPSTSYLLLVTTVCYLLTESCYLQPTTYNLLPATLYLQHATCNLLPATFYLSHASFYLRPATCYLLPATCNFLPATCHLPPATFYLLPVTCNLLLATCNLLSATCNLLSTTYYLEPDTCNLLPTTYYLPPATCNLLPVTCYLQPTTFNELPSTCYMLLPTYYLQATFNLLPGTCNLLLTTCFLLSTTCNQLPATCYRLSNTCNLLPVTCYLLPATCYLQPVTFNLLPATCYLQPAIYNLLPTTYYVLPATCNLPPATCFLLLVTCNLLLVTCNLLSATWYLLSTTCYLQPATCNLLPATYYLLPATCNLLPVTCYLLPPTGYLLSATCYPQPAICYLLPTTCNLLPASLYLPPPTCYQQPATFNLLPTTCYLQPDTCNLLPVTCYLQPSTCNLLPLTCSLQPATCNLLPITCNL